In Anaerolineales bacterium, the following proteins share a genomic window:
- a CDS encoding response regulator transcription factor — MDTSHPIRVVLVDDHLTTHELVTLALHGASDIHLIGHGANGEEAIMLCEQYMPDIVLMDVMMPIMNGVEATQTIMARFPTVKILVLSSFQDDESVHGMLQHGAVGYILKGALHSDLAATIRAAHNGSIIFSKSIADRLLFNTDGERGDDFGLTEREREVLRDMSAGFSLKEIADRLVISPSTVKFHLTNILGKMGVQTRAEAIVLAAKHNLV; from the coding sequence ATGGACACCTCCCACCCAATCCGAGTGGTCTTGGTTGATGATCACCTCACCACACATGAACTCGTCACATTGGCACTGCATGGCGCGTCTGACATCCACCTTATTGGGCATGGAGCAAACGGCGAAGAAGCGATCATGCTCTGTGAGCAGTATATGCCCGACATCGTTTTGATGGATGTCATGATGCCGATCATGAACGGTGTGGAAGCAACCCAGACGATTATGGCACGCTTTCCCACCGTAAAAATCCTCGTTCTCTCCAGCTTTCAGGACGACGAAAGCGTTCACGGGATGCTGCAACATGGGGCAGTGGGCTACATCTTGAAAGGGGCGCTCCACAGCGATCTGGCGGCGACGATCCGCGCCGCACACAATGGGAGCATCATTTTCTCAAAGTCCATTGCGGATCGGCTGCTTTTCAACACCGATGGCGAACGCGGCGACGATTTCGGCTTGACGGAACGCGAACGGGAAGTGCTGCGCGATATGTCAGCGGGGTTTAGCCTGAAGGAAATTGCAGATCGGCTAGTGATCAGCCCCTCAACGGTAAAATTTCACCTGACAAATATCCTCGGCAAGATGGGCGTCCAGACCCGCGCCGAGGCAATTGTCCTCGCTGCCAAACACAACCTCGTCTAG